One stretch of Thermanaerosceptrum fracticalcis DNA includes these proteins:
- a CDS encoding sulfate/molybdate ABC transporter ATP-binding protein, with product MLEVNIKKELPGFSLDVAFSIEREILAILGPSGCGKSLTIQCIAGLVRPDQGRIVLNGKVLYDGQLGINLPPQSRKVGLVFQNYALFPHLTVGENVAFGIQHLSKAEIKDKVTILLQKMKLQGLEGRYPHQLSGGQQQRVALARALAPEPELLLLDEPFSALDTQVKEQLLYELYELHNYYRGSVLFVTHNVAEAYSLCSKMAVYGGGKLLQFGGKQDVVEGPATLEAAKLLGVENFLQGIVTWQEGNEVWVLVKGLDREVKAVVGDNKKIAKNQPVILGIRSEFLRITASSSENTFSATVSQVVEEVTNYTYCFNFPDVQDLHLVARIPKQEGALLNPGSAVYLNLPQDKLFIIT from the coding sequence ATGCTTGAGGTTAATATCAAGAAAGAGCTGCCAGGTTTTTCCCTGGATGTAGCATTTTCTATTGAACGGGAGATTCTTGCCATTCTTGGTCCTTCGGGCTGTGGAAAGAGTCTGACTATACAGTGTATAGCAGGTCTGGTGCGGCCTGACCAAGGTCGGATTGTTCTTAACGGCAAGGTTTTATATGATGGGCAGTTAGGAATTAATCTTCCGCCCCAGAGCCGCAAAGTTGGACTTGTTTTTCAGAATTACGCTCTCTTTCCCCATCTTACAGTTGGTGAAAACGTAGCCTTTGGTATACAGCACCTGTCAAAAGCAGAAATTAAGGATAAGGTTACTATTCTCCTGCAGAAAATGAAGCTGCAGGGGCTGGAAGGGCGTTATCCCCATCAGTTATCGGGGGGGCAGCAGCAGCGGGTAGCCCTGGCTCGTGCTTTGGCTCCCGAACCGGAGCTGCTGCTATTGGATGAACCTTTTTCCGCCCTGGATACCCAGGTCAAGGAGCAGCTTCTGTATGAACTGTATGAGCTCCACAATTATTACAGAGGCAGTGTGCTTTTCGTTACCCATAACGTTGCCGAAGCCTACAGTCTTTGTTCTAAAATGGCAGTGTATGGGGGAGGAAAACTTCTGCAGTTTGGGGGCAAGCAAGATGTAGTTGAGGGGCCAGCAACGTTAGAAGCAGCTAAACTGCTGGGGGTAGAGAACTTCCTGCAGGGGATTGTGACCTGGCAAGAGGGGAATGAAGTGTGGGTACTGGTTAAGGGGTTGGACCGTGAGGTAAAAGCAGTAGTAGGGGATAACAAAAAAATTGCAAAGAACCAACCTGTTATCCTGGGCATACGTTCTGAATTCCTACGGATTACGGCTTCATCCAGCGAAAATACGTTTTCAGCCACCGTCAGCCAGGTAGTAGAGGAAGTAACGAATTATACCTATTGCTTTAATTTTCCTGATGTACAGGATTTACATCTTGTAGCAAGAATTCCCAAGCAGGAAGGGGCACTACTTAATCCGGGGAGTGCGGTTTATCTTAATCTTCCTCAGGATAAACTTTTCATTATAACGTAA